The following proteins are co-located in the Haloplanus sp. HW8-1 genome:
- a CDS encoding PGF-CTERM sorting domain-containing protein, protein MATRRMFLIGAAATTAGLAGAVGSATAQVETTFELELTQEGFVGRAPSSIAGTTNPTLEVEAGNRYAIQWTNSYNPESEGLPARHNLVITSEDGVVRRGEYVFETGRTRTVNFQATASLSEYFCEEHMGEGGEFDVTGGDMGDGGDGGGGTATATDTPMGDGGDGGDGGDGGDGGDGGDGETNGGGPGFGVGAALTAIGAGAYGALRHNGDE, encoded by the coding sequence ATGGCGACGCGAAGAATGTTCCTGATCGGCGCTGCAGCAACGACCGCGGGATTGGCCGGGGCGGTGGGATCGGCGACGGCACAGGTCGAGACGACGTTCGAACTCGAACTGACCCAAGAAGGCTTCGTCGGCCGTGCTCCATCGAGCATCGCGGGGACGACCAACCCGACGCTGGAAGTCGAAGCGGGCAACCGGTACGCTATCCAGTGGACCAACAGTTACAACCCCGAGAGCGAGGGACTGCCGGCACGACACAACCTCGTGATCACGTCCGAAGACGGTGTCGTCAGACGGGGTGAGTACGTGTTCGAGACGGGGCGGACCCGAACCGTGAACTTCCAGGCGACCGCCAGCCTGTCGGAGTACTTCTGCGAGGAGCACATGGGCGAAGGGGGCGAGTTCGACGTCACCGGCGGCGACATGGGTGACGGCGGCGACGGCGGTGGCGGGACCGCCACGGCGACTGACACGCCGATGGGCGACGGCGGCGACGGCGGCGACGGCGGCGACGGCGGCGACGGCGGTGACGGTGGCGATGGAGAGACCAACGGCGGCGGCCCCGGCTTCGGCGTCGGTGCGGCGCTGACCGCGATCGGTGCGGGTGCGTACGGCGCACTGCGGCACAACGGCGACGAGTAG